A single Streptomyces mirabilis DNA region contains:
- a CDS encoding dienelactone hydrolase family protein, translating into MNIMLFHSTYGPRPAVRAAAERLRAAGHEVWTPDLFEGRVFETVEEGMAFNDGIGKEELLRRAVLAAAPYSERGLVYAGFSLGASIAQTLALGDEKARGLLLLHGTSDIAESASVDELPVQLHVAEPDPFETDDWLSAWYLQMGKAGADVEIYRYAGAGHVYTDPDLPDYDEEAAEATWRVALGFLDSL; encoded by the coding sequence ATGAACATCATGCTCTTTCACTCGACCTACGGGCCCCGGCCCGCGGTGCGTGCGGCGGCCGAGCGGCTGCGTGCCGCGGGGCACGAGGTGTGGACCCCGGACCTCTTCGAGGGACGCGTCTTCGAGACCGTGGAGGAGGGCATGGCCTTCAACGACGGGATCGGCAAGGAGGAGCTGCTCAGACGAGCCGTCCTGGCCGCCGCTCCCTACTCCGAGCGCGGCCTGGTGTACGCGGGATTCTCGCTCGGCGCCTCCATCGCGCAGACCCTGGCGCTCGGCGACGAGAAGGCCCGTGGGCTGCTGCTCCTGCACGGCACGTCGGACATCGCCGAGAGCGCGTCGGTGGACGAGCTGCCGGTCCAGCTGCATGTCGCGGAGCCGGACCCGTTCGAGACGGACGACTGGCTGAGCGCCTGGTACCTGCAGATGGGCAAAGCGGGCGCCGACGTGGAGATCTACCGGTACGCGGGCGCCGGGCACGTCTACACCGACCCCGACCTGCCCGACTATGACGAGGAGGCCGCCGAGGCCACCTGGCGGGTGGCGCTCGGCTTCCTCGACTCGCTGTAG
- a CDS encoding TraR/DksA family transcriptional regulator has translation MVAKKTAVQQSASGRSTGPAAKDVGGKKSASVAPVAHAAASPVKTATKTVTKTATKAAVGKKAAATRKAAAGKAAGVGKTAAPKTTTGKAAATKGATRKTVAKKAVSKKTVAKEVVAKEAAARKAVAKKADGKSVARKSTDTARKSTSTAKKSVASAAEGAAKAAKTTGATTVVAKKTPGTATAAQNPTAVPKARIAAVEPGELAVRPGEDPWTPEEAAEARAELQSEALRLSTEISSSGEAIADLMRDSGDGAGDDQADTGTKNITREHEMALAANAREMLEQTERALERLDAGTYGLCENCGNPIGKARMQAFPRATLCVECKQKQERRY, from the coding sequence ATGGTGGCGAAGAAGACCGCCGTACAGCAGTCGGCGTCCGGCAGATCCACGGGTCCGGCGGCCAAGGACGTGGGTGGCAAGAAGAGCGCGTCGGTGGCGCCCGTGGCGCACGCGGCGGCCAGCCCGGTGAAGACCGCCACGAAGACCGTCACCAAGACGGCCACGAAAGCCGCTGTCGGCAAGAAGGCGGCGGCCACCAGGAAAGCGGCTGCGGGTAAGGCCGCCGGAGTCGGGAAGACGGCCGCTCCGAAGACCACCACCGGCAAAGCGGCCGCTACGAAGGGAGCCACCAGGAAAACGGTCGCCAAGAAAGCGGTCTCCAAGAAAACGGTGGCCAAGGAAGTGGTGGCCAAGGAAGCCGCGGCCCGGAAGGCGGTGGCCAAGAAGGCCGACGGGAAGAGCGTGGCGAGGAAGAGCACCGACACGGCAAGGAAAAGCACCAGTACGGCGAAGAAGTCGGTCGCTTCCGCGGCCGAAGGCGCGGCCAAGGCCGCGAAGACGACGGGAGCCACGACGGTGGTTGCGAAGAAGACTCCTGGCACGGCCACGGCGGCGCAGAACCCCACCGCGGTTCCCAAGGCACGGATCGCCGCGGTGGAGCCCGGCGAGCTCGCGGTGCGCCCCGGCGAGGACCCCTGGACTCCGGAGGAGGCCGCGGAGGCGCGCGCCGAACTCCAGTCCGAGGCGTTGCGGCTGAGCACCGAGATCTCGTCGTCCGGAGAGGCGATCGCGGACCTGATGCGCGACTCCGGCGACGGCGCGGGCGACGATCAGGCGGACACCGGCACGAAGAACATCACACGCGAGCACGAGATGGCCCTGGCGGCCAACGCGCGCGAGATGCTGGAGCAGACCGAGCGAGCGCTGGAGCGGCTCGACGCGGGCACGTACGGGCTCTGCGAGAACTGCGGCAACCCCATCGGCAAGGCGCGGATGCAGGCCTTCCCGCGGGCCACCCTGTGCGTCGAGTGCAAGCAGAAGCAGGAACGCCGCTACTGA
- the lspA gene encoding signal peptidase II yields MAEAERIIGTPDTPGAGGAEPEQSGAEGTGAPAEGPRGRRRIAVLFTVAALAYALDLVSKLIVVAKLEHHAPIQIIGDWLRLEAIRNAGAAFGFGEAFTIIFTVIAAAVIVVIARLARKLYSLPWAIALGLLLGGALGNLTDRIFRSPGIFEGAVVDFIAPKHFAVFNLADSAIVCGGILIVLLSFRGLDPDGTVHKD; encoded by the coding sequence GTGGCAGAGGCGGAGCGCATCATCGGTACGCCGGATACCCCAGGAGCGGGCGGCGCCGAGCCGGAGCAGTCCGGCGCGGAAGGGACCGGGGCCCCGGCCGAGGGGCCCAGGGGCAGGCGCAGGATCGCCGTCCTGTTCACCGTCGCCGCCCTGGCGTACGCCCTCGACCTGGTCAGCAAGCTGATCGTGGTCGCGAAGCTGGAGCACCACGCGCCGATCCAGATCATCGGGGACTGGCTGAGGCTCGAGGCGATCCGCAACGCGGGAGCGGCCTTCGGCTTCGGCGAGGCGTTCACGATCATCTTCACGGTGATCGCCGCGGCCGTGATCGTGGTGATCGCGCGGCTCGCGCGCAAGCTCTACAGCCTGCCCTGGGCGATCGCGCTCGGTCTGCTGCTGGGCGGTGCGCTCGGCAACCTGACCGACCGGATCTTCCGCTCGCCCGGGATCTTCGAGGGCGCGGTCGTGGACTTCATCGCGCCCAAGCACTTCGCGGTCTTCAACCTGGCCGACTCGGCGATCGTCTGCGGCGGCATCCTGATCGTGCTGCTGTCCTTCCGCGGGCTCGACCCGGACGGCACGGTTCACAAGGACTGA
- a CDS encoding Na+/H+ antiporter: protein MDQLALLFVLLLGAVVSVPVGDRLRLPAPVLMTLLGIVLAVLDFVPNVDVPPDLILPLLLPPLLYASVRRTSWRQFTANKRPIFLLAVALVFVTTAAVALVAGAIVPGLPIAAAVALGALVAPPDPVAATAVAGQLGLPRRLVSILEGEGLFNDVTAIVLYHVAIAAAVSGTFSPWRAGLDLVLSAVVAVAVGLALGWAANKLMSLLGDATLQIGLTLLVPFASYVLAEELHGSGVLAVLTTAMFLAEYATDADDVMTRLAGYTFWDVVDTLVTGVAFGLIGLELHNAIRTASGRWGEMLGWAAAVVAVVVLVRLAYLMPATWLTKRLHAKRDYDEEIPTSWRETVIMWWSGMRGVASVALALAIPLKMDDGSPFPDRDEIIFIAFGVIMATLVLQGLTLPWLVRRLGVRADEDVEKAFEKELAVRAAKAAKRRLKEIEEVEELPEELSEQLIRRAFDIGTRISPDLGDEERREAYEQRARRMKRLRRIQGEMLSAARHEVLSARSEPGADPEIVDRVLRHLDVRSLR from the coding sequence GTGGATCAGTTGGCCCTGTTGTTCGTGCTGCTGCTCGGGGCCGTGGTGAGCGTCCCGGTGGGGGACCGGCTCAGGCTGCCGGCGCCGGTCCTGATGACGCTCCTCGGGATCGTGCTCGCCGTCCTGGACTTCGTGCCCAATGTGGACGTCCCGCCTGACCTGATCCTGCCCCTGCTGCTGCCTCCGCTGCTGTACGCCTCGGTGCGGCGCACCTCGTGGAGACAGTTCACCGCCAACAAACGGCCGATCTTCCTGCTCGCCGTGGCGCTGGTGTTCGTCACCACGGCGGCCGTGGCCCTCGTCGCGGGCGCCATCGTGCCGGGGCTGCCGATCGCCGCCGCCGTCGCCCTGGGCGCGCTGGTGGCGCCGCCCGACCCGGTCGCCGCGACGGCCGTCGCGGGACAGCTCGGGCTGCCCCGCCGACTGGTGTCGATCCTGGAGGGCGAGGGGCTCTTCAACGACGTGACGGCCATCGTGCTCTACCACGTCGCGATCGCCGCCGCGGTGAGCGGCACCTTCTCCCCGTGGCGGGCAGGGCTCGATCTCGTGCTGTCCGCAGTGGTCGCGGTCGCCGTCGGGCTGGCGCTGGGGTGGGCGGCGAACAAGCTGATGTCGCTGCTCGGCGACGCCACGTTGCAGATCGGGCTGACGCTGCTCGTGCCCTTCGCGTCGTACGTCCTGGCGGAGGAGCTGCACGGGTCCGGGGTGCTCGCCGTGCTCACCACCGCGATGTTCCTCGCGGAGTACGCCACCGATGCCGACGACGTCATGACTCGGCTCGCCGGGTACACGTTCTGGGACGTGGTGGACACGCTCGTCACCGGGGTCGCGTTCGGGCTGATCGGGCTCGAACTGCACAACGCGATCAGGACGGCGTCGGGGCGGTGGGGGGAGATGCTGGGATGGGCCGCCGCGGTCGTCGCCGTCGTGGTGCTCGTACGGCTGGCGTATCTGATGCCGGCGACGTGGCTGACGAAACGGCTGCATGCGAAACGGGACTACGACGAGGAGATTCCGACCTCGTGGCGGGAGACCGTGATCATGTGGTGGTCGGGGATGCGGGGGGTCGCGTCCGTGGCCCTTGCGCTGGCCATTCCGCTGAAGATGGACGACGGGTCGCCGTTTCCCGACCGGGACGAGATCATCTTCATCGCGTTCGGGGTGATCATGGCGACGCTGGTGCTCCAGGGGCTCACGCTGCCGTGGCTGGTGCGGAGGCTCGGGGTACGGGCCGACGAGGATGTCGAGAAGGCGTTCGAGAAGGAGCTGGCGGTGCGGGCGGCGAAGGCGGCGAAGCGGAGGCTCAAGGAGATCGAGGAGGTGGAGGAGCTGCCGGAGGAGTTGTCCGAGCAGCTGATTCGGCGGGCCTTCGACATCGGGACGCGGATCAGTCCGGATCTGGGGGACGAGGAGCGGAGGGAGGCGTATGAGCAGCGGGCTCGACGGATGAAGCGGTTGCGGCGGATTCAGGGGGAGATGTTGAGTGCGGCGAGGCATGAGGTGTTGTCGGCGCGGAGTGAGCCGGGGGCGGATCCGGAGATCGTGGACCGGGTGCTGCGGCACCTGGACGTCCGTAGCTTGCGGTGA
- a CDS encoding GNAT family N-acetyltransferase: MSGSDGARGGSYAVRVAEDAADREACFAVRKEVFVGEQGVPEDIEYDAYDAGALHVLAVREDGVPLGTGRLLYGPEAAAKTGGDLTVGSLGRLAVTKAARGLGAGVALVRAIEDAARARGLAAVDLHAQTQAMGFYERLGYVAYGAEFLDAGIDHRAMRKAL; the protein is encoded by the coding sequence GTGAGCGGCTCGGACGGGGCGCGGGGCGGCTCCTACGCGGTGCGGGTGGCCGAGGACGCCGCGGACCGCGAGGCGTGCTTCGCGGTGCGCAAGGAGGTCTTCGTCGGCGAACAGGGCGTCCCTGAGGACATCGAGTACGACGCGTACGACGCCGGTGCCCTGCACGTGCTGGCGGTCCGCGAGGACGGGGTGCCGCTGGGCACCGGCCGGCTCCTGTACGGCCCGGAGGCCGCCGCCAAGACCGGCGGCGACCTGACGGTCGGCTCGCTCGGCCGGCTCGCCGTGACGAAGGCGGCGCGGGGGCTCGGCGCCGGCGTGGCCCTCGTACGGGCCATCGAGGACGCGGCACGCGCGCGTGGGCTCGCCGCGGTGGACCTGCACGCGCAGACGCAGGCGATGGGGTTCTACGAGCGGCTCGGGTACGTGGCGTACGGCGCGGAGTTCCTCGACGCCGGGATCGATCACCGGGCGATGCGCAAGGCTCTGTGA
- a CDS encoding alkaline phosphatase D family protein: MTSRYRSSEASQGLNSPSPRRRTVVKAAAATAVLAGPLAAALPARAATDTPAFLHGVASGDPLPDGVLLWTRVTPDSEAIPGSGLGPDTEVSWIVATDKALTNVVSKGSLTATAASDHTVKADIRGLRPATDYWFRFSAGGTDSPVARTRTAPAADASVSGLRFGVVTCANWEAGYFASYRHLAARSDLDAWLHLGDYIYEYKSGEYAARGTVVRPHAPLNEIITLADYRTRHGKYKTDPDLQALHLKAPVIAIWDDHEFADNAWSGGAVNHTEGAEGTWTARQAAAKQAYFEWMPVRPAIEGTTYRRLRFGKLADLSLLDLRSFRSQQASTGSGSVDDPDRTITGRAQLDWLKAGLKASDTTWRLVGNSVMIAPFVIGSLTADLLKPLAKLLDLPQDGIGVNTDQWDGYTDDRRELLAHLRSNAIGNTVFLTGDIHMSWANDVPVDAGTYPLSASAATEFVITSVTSDNLDDIVKVPEGTVSAVAAPLIQIANRHVHWVDTDRHGYGVLDITADRAQMDYYVLSDRTNANATSAWARSYRTRTGTQKVERTYDPV; encoded by the coding sequence GTGACCAGTCGATACAGATCATCCGAGGCATCTCAGGGCCTCAACTCTCCCTCGCCCCGCCGCCGTACGGTCGTCAAGGCCGCGGCGGCGACCGCTGTCCTGGCCGGCCCGCTCGCCGCCGCACTCCCGGCCCGCGCCGCCACGGACACTCCCGCCTTCCTGCACGGTGTCGCCTCCGGCGACCCGCTGCCCGACGGTGTCCTGCTGTGGACCCGGGTGACGCCCGACTCCGAGGCGATACCCGGCTCGGGGCTCGGCCCGGACACCGAGGTCAGCTGGATCGTCGCCACGGACAAGGCGCTGACGAACGTCGTCTCCAAGGGCTCCCTCACCGCGACCGCCGCCTCCGACCACACCGTGAAGGCCGACATCCGTGGTCTACGGCCGGCCACCGACTACTGGTTCCGGTTCTCGGCCGGCGGCACCGACTCGCCGGTGGCGCGCACCCGCACCGCGCCGGCGGCGGACGCGAGCGTCTCCGGCCTGCGCTTCGGCGTCGTCACCTGCGCCAACTGGGAGGCGGGCTACTTCGCTTCGTACCGCCATCTCGCGGCACGGAGCGACCTGGACGCCTGGCTGCATCTCGGGGACTACATCTACGAGTACAAGTCCGGCGAGTACGCGGCCCGCGGCACGGTCGTACGGCCTCATGCGCCCCTGAACGAGATCATCACGCTCGCCGACTACCGCACCCGGCACGGCAAGTACAAGACCGACCCGGACCTTCAGGCCCTGCACCTCAAGGCGCCGGTCATCGCGATCTGGGACGACCACGAGTTCGCCGACAACGCCTGGTCCGGCGGCGCGGTCAACCACACCGAGGGCGCCGAGGGAACCTGGACGGCACGTCAGGCCGCGGCGAAACAGGCCTACTTCGAGTGGATGCCGGTACGCCCGGCGATCGAGGGCACCACCTACCGCCGGCTGCGCTTCGGCAAACTCGCCGACCTGTCCCTGCTGGACCTGCGCTCCTTCCGCTCCCAGCAGGCGTCCACGGGCAGCGGTTCGGTCGACGACCCGGACCGCACGATCACCGGGCGCGCACAACTCGACTGGCTGAAGGCCGGGTTGAAGGCGTCCGACACCACTTGGCGGCTGGTCGGCAACTCGGTGATGATCGCGCCGTTCGTCATCGGCTCGCTCACCGCCGACCTGCTCAAGCCGCTCGCCAAGCTGCTGGACCTGCCGCAGGACGGCATCGGCGTCAACACCGACCAGTGGGACGGCTACACCGACGACCGCCGTGAACTCCTCGCCCATCTGCGCTCGAACGCGATCGGCAACACGGTGTTCCTCACCGGCGACATCCACATGTCCTGGGCCAACGACGTGCCGGTGGACGCCGGGACGTACCCGCTGTCCGCGTCGGCCGCCACCGAGTTCGTGATCACCTCGGTGACCTCGGACAACCTCGACGACATCGTGAAGGTCCCCGAGGGCACGGTCTCCGCGGTCGCCGCCCCGCTCATCCAGATCGCCAACCGCCACGTCCACTGGGTCGACACCGACCGCCACGGATACGGCGTCCTGGACATCACCGCCGACCGCGCGCAGATGGACTACTACGTCCTGTCCGACCGCACGAACGCCAACGCGACCTCGGCCTGGGCTCGTTCGTACCGCACGCGCACCGGCACGCAGAAGGTCGAGCGCACCTACGACCCGGTATAG
- a CDS encoding mechanosensitive ion channel family protein — protein sequence MENVLRPLIVVGGSVVLTLLIGWAVDRVLRKADARHQETSLWGLLRRARVPFQLVLFAALLRGSYDQAKLLVEHRVGVGRTLTLVLIGSAAWLVIRIATAIVETSYTRYANAHRDPARVRRVRTQVTLIQRVVSAIVTVVAVASMLLTFPAMRAAGASLLASAGILGIVAGVAAQSTLANLFAGLQIAFGDMVRLGDTVVVDGEWGTVEEITLTFLTVRTWDERRITMPVSYFTSKPFENWSRGTPQMTGIVFFHVDHSAPVEAMREQLRDILRECPAWDGRDYGLAVTDSTPNTMQVRALATAKDADDIWTVRVTVRERMIRWLTDEHPYALPRVNTAEAILPPRWPNGHRQRPDHDDTDDAITAPTTPHTPDPPRTGPGRG from the coding sequence ATGGAGAACGTACTGCGTCCCCTGATCGTCGTCGGTGGCTCGGTCGTGCTCACGCTGCTCATCGGGTGGGCCGTGGACCGCGTACTGCGCAAGGCAGACGCCCGGCACCAGGAAACCTCTCTGTGGGGCCTGTTGCGTCGCGCACGGGTCCCCTTCCAGCTCGTGTTGTTCGCCGCCCTGCTGCGCGGCTCGTACGACCAGGCGAAGCTGCTCGTGGAACACCGGGTCGGCGTCGGCCGCACCCTGACCCTGGTCCTCATCGGATCCGCCGCGTGGCTCGTGATCCGCATCGCGACGGCGATCGTCGAGACCTCCTACACCCGCTATGCGAACGCCCACCGCGACCCGGCGCGGGTCCGCCGGGTGCGCACGCAAGTGACCCTGATCCAACGGGTGGTGTCCGCGATCGTCACCGTGGTGGCCGTCGCCTCGATGCTGCTCACCTTCCCCGCGATGCGCGCGGCCGGTGCCTCGCTGCTGGCCTCGGCCGGCATCCTCGGCATCGTCGCCGGTGTCGCCGCCCAGTCCACGCTGGCGAATCTCTTCGCCGGGCTGCAGATCGCCTTCGGCGACATGGTGCGCCTCGGTGACACGGTCGTGGTGGACGGCGAGTGGGGCACCGTCGAGGAGATCACACTGACGTTCCTGACGGTACGCACGTGGGACGAGCGCCGGATCACGATGCCGGTCTCGTACTTCACTTCCAAGCCCTTCGAGAACTGGTCCCGTGGCACACCCCAGATGACCGGCATCGTCTTCTTCCACGTCGACCACTCGGCGCCCGTGGAGGCCATGCGCGAACAGCTCCGCGACATCCTGCGCGAGTGCCCGGCCTGGGACGGCCGCGACTACGGCCTCGCCGTCACCGACTCCACCCCCAACACCATGCAGGTGCGCGCCCTGGCGACCGCGAAGGACGCGGACGACATCTGGACGGTACGGGTCACGGTGCGCGAGCGCATGATCCGCTGGCTCACCGACGAACACCCCTACGCCCTCCCCCGCGTCAACACCGCCGAAGCGATCCTGCCGCCGCGCTGGCCCAACGGCCACCGCCAGCGCCCGGACCACGACGACACCGACGACGCGATAACCGCCCCCACGACCCCCCACACCCCCGACCCCCCACGAACGGGCCCAGGCCGAGGCTGA
- a CDS encoding thioredoxin domain-containing protein, with amino-acid sequence MSKRNSQAAKTAAREKLRLERERQAKRDKVKRQAIVAGSIVAVLAIAGGVGYAVVQKNKPSYWAGLKDAKVVAPANTTGTKGTTVVIGKSTAKKTLKVYEDPRCPVCAQFEQTVGSTVKKDIDNGKFKFQYVGATFIDDKDNGQGSKNALSALGAALNVSPEAFLEYKTALYSTKWHPDETTDKFKDDAYLLQVADTVTALKGNTAFQNAVKKGTYDAWAMAMSKTFDDNKEGVTGTPGFVMDGKQLNGGTPLLTVADFDKVVDAALKG; translated from the coding sequence ATGAGCAAGCGGAACAGCCAGGCGGCGAAGACGGCGGCCCGGGAGAAGCTGCGCCTCGAGCGCGAGCGCCAGGCCAAGCGCGACAAGGTCAAGCGCCAGGCCATCGTGGCCGGCTCCATCGTCGCCGTCCTCGCGATAGCCGGCGGCGTCGGCTACGCGGTCGTACAGAAGAACAAGCCGAGCTACTGGGCGGGTCTGAAGGACGCCAAGGTCGTCGCCCCGGCCAACACCACGGGCACCAAGGGCACCACCGTCGTCATCGGCAAGAGCACCGCCAAGAAGACCCTCAAGGTCTACGAGGACCCGCGCTGCCCGGTCTGCGCCCAGTTCGAGCAGACCGTCGGCTCGACCGTGAAGAAGGACATCGACAACGGCAAGTTCAAGTTCCAGTACGTCGGCGCCACGTTCATCGACGACAAGGACAACGGCCAGGGCTCCAAGAACGCGCTGAGCGCCCTGGGCGCCGCGCTGAACGTCAGCCCCGAGGCGTTCCTCGAGTACAAGACCGCGCTGTACTCGACGAAGTGGCACCCGGACGAGACGACCGACAAGTTCAAGGACGACGCCTACCTCCTCCAGGTCGCCGACACCGTTACCGCGCTGAAGGGCAACACCGCGTTCCAGAACGCGGTGAAGAAGGGCACCTACGACGCCTGGGCGATGGCCATGTCGAAGACCTTCGACGACAACAAGGAGGGCGTGACCGGCACCCCGGGCTTCGTCATGGACGGCAAGCAGCTCAACGGCGGCACCCCGCTGCTGACGGTGGCCGACTTCGACAAGGTGGTGGACGCGGCCCTCAAGGGCTGA
- a CDS encoding RluA family pseudouridine synthase — protein MSTIPEIRNLPVPDGLEGERVDAAISRMFGFSRTKAAELAAAGKVTVDGSVVGKSERVHGGAWLEVEMPQAPAPVQIVAEPVEGMEIVHDDDDIVVIIKPVGVAAHPSPGWSGPTVIGGLAAAGYRISTSGAAERQGIVHRLDVGTSGLMVVAKSERAYTSLKRQFKERTVDKRYNALVQGHPDPMSGTIDAPIGRHPNHDYKWAVTAEGKPSVTHYDLIEAFRAASLLDIKLETGRTHQIRVHMAAHRHPCVGDLTYGADPTIAKRLGLTRQWLHAVRLGFEHPGDGQWAEFESDYPEDLQKALDKVREESYA, from the coding sequence GTGAGTACCATTCCCGAGATCCGCAACCTGCCCGTGCCCGACGGCCTGGAGGGCGAGCGCGTCGACGCCGCCATCTCCCGCATGTTCGGCTTCTCCCGCACGAAGGCCGCCGAGCTCGCCGCGGCGGGGAAGGTCACGGTCGACGGCTCGGTGGTCGGAAAGTCCGAGCGGGTGCACGGCGGCGCCTGGCTGGAAGTGGAGATGCCGCAGGCTCCCGCCCCCGTGCAGATCGTCGCCGAGCCCGTCGAGGGCATGGAGATCGTGCACGACGACGACGACATCGTCGTGATCATCAAGCCGGTCGGTGTGGCCGCGCACCCGAGCCCCGGCTGGAGCGGTCCGACGGTGATCGGCGGCCTCGCGGCGGCCGGATACCGGATCTCGACCTCGGGTGCCGCCGAGCGGCAGGGCATCGTGCACCGGCTGGACGTCGGCACCTCCGGGCTGATGGTCGTGGCCAAGTCGGAGCGCGCGTACACCTCGCTGAAGCGACAGTTCAAGGAACGCACGGTCGACAAGCGGTACAACGCGCTGGTCCAGGGGCACCCCGACCCGATGAGCGGCACCATCGACGCGCCCATCGGCCGGCACCCGAACCACGACTACAAGTGGGCGGTGACGGCCGAGGGCAAGCCGTCCGTCACGCACTACGACCTGATCGAGGCGTTTCGCGCGGCCAGCCTGCTCGACATCAAGCTGGAGACCGGCCGCACCCATCAGATCCGTGTCCACATGGCGGCCCACCGCCACCCGTGCGTGGGCGACCTGACCTACGGCGCGGACCCGACGATCGCCAAGCGGCTCGGTCTGACCCGGCAGTGGCTGCACGCGGTGCGGCTCGGCTTCGAGCACCCCGGGGACGGGCAGTGGGCGGAGTTCGAGAGCGACTACCCCGAGGACCTGCAGAAGGCGCTCGACAAGGTGCGTGAGGAGAGCTACGCGTGA
- a CDS encoding DUF2252 domain-containing protein, with amino-acid sequence MSVPQLSAEQRGEQILAVFDTAFGELLAADPAAFRVKFRKMAASAFAFYRGTAGLFYHDLTAEIGFGPRRGGPYLDERTSRVWIHGDLHAENFGTYMDANGRLIFNVNDFDEAYVGPFTWDLKRFAASVALIGYAKALSDDQITELVKVYAAAYRERIHALATGAKSDEVPPFTLDTAEGPLLDALRDARSLTRFGLLDSMTEIRDFERRFAPGGGSIELDAATRYKVLAAFDGYLETLPESSLARPDSYRVKDVVGRRGIGIGSAGLPSYNILLEGNSDALENDVVIYIKQAQTPAVSRHITDSAIREYFQHEGHRTVISQRALQAHADPWLGWTELDGAGQLVAEVSPYAVDLDWGDIDDPEEIASVVADLGRATATMHAAADDESGHSELVPFSTERAIDAAIAADEDGFAGLLVDFAHGYGARARADHQIFVDLFRNGRIPGL; translated from the coding sequence ATGTCGGTCCCGCAGCTCAGCGCCGAGCAACGCGGCGAGCAGATCCTCGCCGTCTTCGACACCGCCTTCGGCGAGCTCCTGGCCGCCGACCCGGCCGCGTTCCGCGTCAAGTTCCGCAAGATGGCGGCCTCCGCCTTCGCGTTCTACCGGGGCACGGCGGGCCTCTTCTACCACGACCTCACCGCGGAGATCGGGTTCGGGCCGAGGCGCGGCGGACCCTACCTGGACGAGCGCACCTCCCGCGTGTGGATCCACGGCGACCTGCACGCCGAGAACTTCGGCACGTACATGGACGCCAACGGCCGTCTGATCTTCAACGTGAACGACTTCGACGAGGCGTACGTCGGCCCCTTCACCTGGGACCTCAAGCGATTCGCCGCCTCCGTGGCCCTCATCGGGTACGCGAAGGCGCTCAGTGACGACCAGATCACCGAGCTGGTCAAGGTGTACGCGGCGGCCTACCGCGAGCGCATCCACGCGCTGGCCACCGGCGCCAAGAGCGACGAGGTGCCGCCCTTCACGCTGGACACGGCCGAGGGCCCGCTCCTGGACGCGCTGCGTGACGCACGCTCGCTGACCCGCTTCGGGCTGCTCGACTCGATGACCGAGATCCGTGACTTCGAGCGCCGCTTCGCGCCCGGCGGCGGCTCCATCGAGCTCGACGCGGCCACCCGCTACAAGGTGCTCGCGGCCTTCGACGGCTACCTGGAGACGCTCCCGGAGTCCTCCCTGGCCCGCCCGGACTCCTACCGGGTGAAGGACGTCGTCGGCCGCCGCGGCATCGGCATCGGCTCCGCCGGACTGCCCTCGTACAACATCCTCCTGGAGGGCAACAGCGACGCCCTGGAGAACGATGTCGTGATCTACATCAAGCAGGCCCAGACCCCGGCCGTCTCCCGTCACATCACGGACTCCGCGATCCGCGAGTACTTCCAGCACGAGGGCCACCGCACGGTGATCTCCCAGCGTGCCCTGCAGGCGCACGCCGACCCGTGGCTGGGCTGGACCGAGCTGGACGGCGCCGGCCAGCTGGTCGCCGAGGTCTCGCCGTACGCGGTGGACCTGGACTGGGGCGACATCGACGACCCTGAGGAGATCGCCTCGGTCGTCGCCGACCTCGGCCGGGCCACGGCCACCATGCACGCCGCGGCCGACGACGAGAGCGGCCACTCGGAGCTGGTCCCGTTCTCCACCGAGCGGGCCATCGACGCCGCGATCGCCGCCGACGAGGACGGCTTCGCGGGCCTCCTGGTGGACTTCGCGCACGGCTACGGCGCACGCGCGCGTGCCGACCACCAGATCTTCGTCGACCTGTTCCGCAACGGCCGGATCCCGGGCCTGTAG